One window from the genome of Paraconexibacter algicola encodes:
- a CDS encoding DUF4153 domain-containing protein encodes MSRPVLCRSLAAALLAAVAVAHHRVGLALAVVLLLVLGAALAAAPRRSVGLGAIAALLAVQPVLRDAAWVLALTVPAFALACAAIVRPPGGWAALRALPAVPLRWARGGALVAGALRRALPDGSGAAGTVGPLLRGAALAAALVAAFGTLLVSADGAFAQLAGGLADVEVRTDVLVARAVLAVVVLATCGALAHAAARGTEHGPAPRGPAPGRIELRVALGALTLLFALFVAVQLRVLFGGAEYVRRTTGLGYGDYARQGVVQLLLVAALTLAVVAVAARRRDPVVRALLGTICLLVLVVLASALHRVVLVQDAYGLTRVRLAGGALVVWLGALVGLVLAAGTGPRVARHAPRAALLLTLGSVAVFSLANPDGRIAQRAADRARAGEPVDLPFLQSLSADALPALRTLPVGLRAAAVAPLQARLRRPDGAAGWNIARWRAR; translated from the coding sequence ATGTCCCGTCCCGTCCTGTGCCGCTCGCTCGCGGCCGCGCTGCTGGCCGCCGTCGCGGTCGCCCATCACCGCGTCGGCCTCGCGCTCGCCGTCGTGCTCCTGCTCGTGCTCGGCGCCGCGCTGGCGGCGGCGCCGCGGCGGTCCGTCGGCCTCGGCGCGATCGCGGCCCTGCTGGCGGTCCAGCCGGTCCTGCGCGACGCCGCGTGGGTGCTCGCCCTGACCGTCCCGGCGTTCGCGCTCGCCTGCGCCGCCATCGTGCGGCCGCCCGGCGGCTGGGCGGCCCTGCGCGCGCTGCCCGCGGTCCCGTTGCGGTGGGCGCGGGGCGGTGCGCTCGTCGCGGGCGCGCTGCGACGGGCGCTGCCGGACGGGTCGGGCGCGGCCGGGACGGTCGGGCCGCTGCTGCGCGGCGCCGCGCTCGCGGCCGCCCTGGTGGCCGCGTTCGGGACGCTGCTCGTCTCGGCCGACGGGGCGTTCGCGCAGCTCGCGGGTGGGCTCGCGGACGTCGAGGTCCGCACCGACGTGCTGGTCGCCCGGGCGGTGCTCGCGGTGGTCGTGCTCGCGACGTGCGGGGCGCTGGCGCACGCTGCCGCCCGCGGGACCGAGCACGGGCCGGCGCCGCGGGGCCCGGCACCCGGGCGGATCGAGCTGCGGGTCGCGCTGGGGGCGCTGACGCTGCTGTTCGCCCTGTTCGTCGCGGTCCAGTTGCGCGTGCTGTTCGGCGGCGCGGAGTACGTGCGGCGGACCACCGGGCTGGGCTACGGCGACTACGCCCGCCAGGGGGTCGTCCAGCTGCTGCTCGTGGCGGCGCTCACGCTCGCCGTCGTCGCGGTGGCGGCGCGCCGCCGCGATCCCGTCGTCCGGGCGCTGCTGGGCACGATCTGCCTGCTCGTCCTCGTCGTCCTGGCCAGCGCGCTGCACCGGGTCGTCCTGGTCCAGGACGCGTACGGCCTCACGCGCGTGCGGCTCGCGGGCGGCGCGCTCGTCGTCTGGCTCGGGGCGCTCGTCGGCCTCGTGCTCGCCGCCGGGACCGGCCCCCGCGTCGCGCGGCACGCTCCCCGTGCGGCGCTGCTACTGACGCTCGGGTCCGTCGCCGTGTTCTCGCTGGCGAACCCGGACGGGCGCATCGCGCAGCGCGCGGCCGACCGCGCCCGTGCGGGGGAGCCCGTCGACCTGCCCTTCCTGCAGTCCCTCAGCGCGGACGCGCTGCCGGCGCTGCGCACGCTGCCGGTCGGGCTGCGCGCGGCGGCGGTCGCGCCGCTCCAGGCCCGTCTGCGCCGCCCCGACGGGGCCGCGGGCTGGAACATTGCCCGGTGGCGCGCGCGGTGA
- a CDS encoding electron transfer flavoprotein-ubiquinone oxidoreductase yields the protein MAATTKNGKTAPAAYPPPVNTQQEFIKREVDPEDEIIEVGVAIVGGGTAGLATANRLLQLLHEDAENGGDVMERLGEVPVAIVEKAKVCGGHTLSGAVVRPDPLLELFPDMTREDWRKEGFAYGEVTKEAVYATPTSKISLRVPTPPNFKNHGNEVISVSALARYQARVAEEAGAYILTETAATQLLVEDGRVRGVRSGDKGRGKEGQELGNFEPGTDIVAQHTVLAEGCWGHLTGAAIREFDLAENREPQVWELGVKEVWKVPKPLDRLIHTLGPWPLAISPKYGQVGGTWIYPMKDEKTGEDLVSIGFVVELEYADATTSPHDMLQTFKTHPLVRKILEGGERVAWGAKALPGGGYWSMPKLSMPGALIVGDAGGMVDTLALKGVHHCIKSGILAGEAIFNALKTGESSLESYEQAIEESTVGKELWEVRNARQPLQKGLLIGGPISGLHQVTKGKLPGRLAWHRNDHKPMFIGKTKDRYVKPDGKYTFDKLSSVYITGNATRDDAPNHIRVQKNVPREVAETWVWMCPAGVYEIPEDEPETGKVNVVVNYTNCVQCGAITAKGGRLTTPEGGDGPLYQIT from the coding sequence ATGGCCGCCACCACGAAGAACGGGAAGACCGCGCCCGCGGCCTACCCGCCGCCGGTGAACACCCAGCAGGAGTTCATCAAGCGGGAGGTCGACCCCGAGGACGAGATCATCGAGGTCGGCGTCGCCATCGTCGGTGGCGGCACCGCCGGTCTCGCGACCGCGAACCGGCTCCTGCAGCTGCTGCACGAGGACGCCGAGAACGGCGGCGACGTGATGGAGCGCCTCGGCGAGGTGCCCGTCGCGATCGTCGAGAAGGCGAAGGTCTGCGGTGGGCACACGCTGTCCGGCGCGGTCGTCCGCCCCGACCCGCTGCTCGAGCTCTTCCCGGACATGACCCGGGAGGACTGGCGCAAGGAGGGCTTCGCCTACGGCGAGGTCACGAAGGAGGCGGTCTACGCGACGCCCACCTCGAAGATCTCCCTGCGCGTCCCGACGCCGCCGAACTTCAAGAACCACGGCAACGAGGTCATCTCGGTCTCGGCGCTCGCCCGCTACCAGGCGCGCGTCGCCGAGGAGGCCGGCGCGTACATCCTCACCGAGACCGCGGCGACCCAGCTGCTCGTCGAGGACGGTCGCGTCCGCGGCGTCCGCTCGGGCGACAAGGGCCGCGGCAAGGAGGGCCAGGAGCTCGGCAACTTCGAGCCCGGCACCGACATCGTCGCCCAGCACACGGTCCTCGCCGAGGGCTGCTGGGGCCACCTGACCGGTGCGGCGATCCGCGAGTTCGACCTCGCGGAGAACCGCGAGCCCCAGGTCTGGGAGCTCGGCGTCAAGGAGGTCTGGAAGGTCCCGAAGCCGCTGGACCGCCTGATCCACACGCTCGGCCCGTGGCCGCTGGCGATCAGCCCGAAGTACGGGCAGGTCGGCGGCACCTGGATCTACCCGATGAAGGACGAGAAGACCGGGGAGGACCTGGTCTCGATCGGCTTCGTCGTCGAGCTCGAGTACGCGGACGCCACCACGTCCCCGCACGACATGCTCCAGACGTTCAAGACGCACCCGCTGGTCCGCAAGATCCTCGAGGGCGGCGAGCGCGTCGCGTGGGGCGCCAAGGCGCTCCCGGGCGGCGGCTACTGGTCGATGCCGAAGCTCAGCATGCCCGGCGCGCTGATCGTCGGCGACGCGGGCGGCATGGTCGACACGCTGGCGCTCAAGGGCGTCCACCACTGCATCAAGTCCGGCATCCTCGCGGGCGAGGCGATCTTCAACGCGCTGAAGACCGGCGAGAGCAGCCTCGAGTCCTACGAGCAGGCGATCGAGGAGTCGACGGTCGGCAAGGAGCTGTGGGAGGTGCGCAACGCGCGCCAGCCGCTGCAGAAGGGCCTGCTGATCGGCGGCCCGATCTCCGGCCTGCACCAGGTCACCAAGGGCAAGCTGCCCGGGCGCCTGGCGTGGCACCGCAACGACCACAAGCCGATGTTCATCGGCAAGACGAAGGACCGCTACGTCAAGCCGGACGGGAAGTACACGTTCGACAAGCTGTCCTCGGTCTACATCACGGGCAACGCGACCCGTGACGACGCGCCGAACCACATCCGCGTCCAGAAGAACGTCCCCCGCGAGGTCGCGGAGACGTGGGTCTGGATGTGCCCGGCCGGCGTGTACGAGATCCCCGAGGACGAGCCCGAGACGGGCAAGGTCAACGTCGTCGTGAACTACACGAACTGCGTGCAGTGCGGTGCGATCACCGCCAAGGGCGGCCGCCTCACCACCCCCGAGGGTGGCGACGGCCCGCTCTACCAGATCACCTGA
- a CDS encoding electron transfer flavoprotein subunit beta/FixA family protein, which produces MDRSGEKNLNPYDTHAIEAAMQIKEGGVAVDEIVAVTMGPESAVRALHKAVSLGADRSVHLTDPAVAGSDVAATGYALAQTLKRENPDLVLLGQQSDDGECYTIGAVVAEHLGAPSLTQVIKLDVEGETLVCERQAEYGYDTVEVGLPAVISVGDAINEPRYPSLKAIMGAKKKPLDTVATGDVDIDTSKVGADNSAAQWTAAKAPPQKAAGTIIEDEDTAETVEKIVAWLDERKLI; this is translated from the coding sequence ATGGATCGCAGTGGTGAGAAGAACCTGAACCCGTACGACACGCACGCCATCGAGGCCGCGATGCAGATCAAGGAAGGCGGCGTCGCCGTCGACGAGATCGTCGCCGTCACGATGGGCCCGGAGTCCGCCGTGCGCGCGCTCCACAAGGCCGTGTCCCTGGGTGCCGACCGCTCCGTCCACCTGACCGACCCGGCCGTCGCCGGCTCGGACGTGGCCGCGACCGGCTACGCGCTCGCGCAGACGCTCAAGCGCGAGAACCCCGACCTCGTCCTGCTGGGTCAGCAGTCCGACGACGGCGAGTGCTACACGATCGGTGCGGTCGTCGCCGAGCACCTCGGCGCCCCCTCGCTGACGCAGGTCATCAAGCTCGACGTCGAGGGCGAGACCCTCGTCTGCGAGCGTCAGGCCGAGTACGGCTACGACACCGTCGAGGTCGGCCTCCCGGCCGTCATCTCCGTCGGTGACGCCATCAACGAGCCGCGCTACCCGTCGCTGAAGGCGATCATGGGCGCGAAGAAGAAGCCGCTCGACACCGTCGCCACCGGCGATGTCGACATCGACACCTCGAAGGTCGGCGCCGACAACTCCGCCGCCCAGTGGACCGCCGCGAAGGCCCCGCCGCAGAAGGCCGCCGGCACCATCATCGAGGACGAGGACACCGCCGAGACGGTCGAGAAGATCGTCGCCTGGCTCGACGAGCGCAAGCTCATCTAA
- a CDS encoding electron transfer flavoprotein subunit alpha/FixB family protein, whose product MANILVYALHYEGAVNKNSLGAVSEAAKLAGELGGEAHAILIGDGAADVAGSLGAYGAKKVFVADAPAGLAGPAIDAMAGVLNGGDYKYVLFGGGLLGFEIGAGLAARLGAGVAMEVTAVTVQGGELVAERPILGDSSISEIKFRSDIGIIIGRLNAFEIKQSGGDAAVENVSVELSAQAGKATLRTRGEQRGADVDIEGADVLVAGGRGLGKAEGFDLCDQLAAAFGGNSAVAATRAVVDAGWYPYAAQIGQTGKTVAPKLYLAAGISGAIQHKVGMQSSENIVAINKDANAPIFEFSDLGIVGDLNKILPKLTEAIKAKKG is encoded by the coding sequence ATGGCGAACATCCTGGTCTACGCGCTCCACTACGAGGGCGCGGTCAACAAGAACTCCCTCGGTGCCGTGTCCGAGGCCGCGAAGCTCGCGGGCGAGCTCGGCGGCGAGGCGCACGCGATCCTGATCGGCGACGGCGCGGCCGACGTCGCGGGCTCGCTCGGCGCGTACGGCGCCAAGAAGGTCTTCGTGGCGGACGCCCCGGCCGGCCTGGCCGGTCCGGCGATCGACGCGATGGCGGGCGTCCTGAACGGCGGCGACTACAAGTACGTCCTGTTCGGCGGCGGCCTCCTGGGCTTCGAGATCGGCGCCGGCCTCGCCGCGCGCCTCGGCGCGGGCGTCGCGATGGAGGTCACCGCGGTGACCGTCCAGGGCGGCGAGCTCGTCGCGGAGCGTCCGATCCTCGGCGACTCCTCGATCTCCGAGATCAAGTTCCGCTCGGACATCGGCATCATCATCGGCCGCCTCAACGCGTTCGAGATCAAGCAGTCCGGCGGCGACGCGGCCGTCGAGAACGTCTCCGTCGAGCTGTCGGCGCAGGCCGGCAAGGCGACGCTGCGCACCCGCGGTGAGCAGCGCGGCGCCGACGTCGACATCGAGGGCGCGGACGTCCTCGTCGCCGGCGGTCGCGGCCTGGGCAAGGCGGAGGGCTTCGACCTCTGCGACCAGCTCGCCGCCGCGTTCGGTGGCAACTCCGCCGTCGCCGCGACCCGCGCGGTCGTCGACGCCGGCTGGTACCCCTACGCCGCCCAGATCGGCCAGACCGGCAAGACGGTCGCGCCGAAGCTGTACCTCGCGGCCGGCATCTCCGGCGCGATCCAGCACAAGGTCGGCATGCAGTCCTCGGAGAACATCGTCGCGATCAACAAGGACGCGAACGCCCCGATCTTCGAGTTCAGCGACCTCGGCATCGTCGGCGATCTGAACAAGATCCTCCCGAAGCTGACCGAGGCCATCAAGGCGAAGAAGGGCTAA
- a CDS encoding DUF6518 family protein: MGLLLGVLSRLDETTATAVPLSDNATWVGAAVLAGLLLPAAGARAGVLVLTAANGAYYAWIAATEPGTPLGAPLHWLLLGVLTGAVFGSAGAVARRAAPPARALALAAPLLAVALDRAGLLAALLP; the protein is encoded by the coding sequence GTGGGCCTCCTGCTCGGGGTGCTCAGCCGCCTCGACGAGACGACGGCGACCGCGGTCCCGCTGAGCGACAACGCGACCTGGGTGGGGGCCGCCGTGCTGGCGGGGCTCCTGCTGCCGGCGGCCGGGGCGCGGGCCGGGGTGCTCGTCCTGACGGCCGCGAACGGCGCCTACTACGCGTGGATCGCCGCCACCGAGCCGGGGACGCCGCTGGGCGCCCCGCTGCACTGGCTGCTGCTGGGCGTGCTCACCGGCGCGGTCTTCGGGAGCGCCGGGGCGGTGGCCCGGCGGGCGGCGCCGCCCGCCCGCGCGCTGGCGCTCGCCGCCCCGCTGCTGGCCGTCGCCCTGGACCGCGCCGGGCTGCTCGCGGCGCTGCTGCCGTGA
- a CDS encoding cupredoxin domain-containing protein → MTKPSLVAAAALVAAGAGVVAIPAMAATKTVKATSANTWSPKSLSVKKGDTVRFTWSTSVPHNVRKTSGAGKALRTGISQKGSGSFKVPAKGTYRFVCDVHPGTMKITVKAS, encoded by the coding sequence ATGACCAAGCCGTCCCTCGTCGCCGCGGCCGCACTCGTCGCCGCCGGCGCCGGCGTCGTCGCCATCCCTGCCATGGCCGCGACGAAGACCGTCAAGGCCACCTCGGCGAACACCTGGTCGCCGAAGAGCCTCAGCGTCAAGAAGGGCGACACGGTCCGATTCACGTGGAGCACCTCCGTGCCGCACAACGTCCGCAAGACCTCCGGCGCGGGCAAGGCGCTGCGCACCGGCATCTCGCAGAAGGGCAGCGGCTCGTTCAAGGTGCCCGCGAAGGGCACCTACCGCTTCGTGTGCGACGTGCACCCGGGCACGATGAAGATCACCGTCAAGGCCTCCTGA
- a CDS encoding wax ester/triacylglycerol synthase family O-acyltransferase produces the protein MPRSRLSTLDASFFRVETASAHMHVAWKGRFAPRADGRPVTIEALRASVSARLRYAERFRQRVAFPPAGFGEPVWIDDERFDIAAHVVPMSAPDEPLSRARFDELVDRCLSTPLDRTRALWRIELAPQLEDGTIGMVMKIHHAMVDGKSAVELALLLLDVSADADHGDPDEWTARAAPGPTRLALEALADGGLESLRAAGGLARMARSGPGGLRSGVRLADTLRRAALSVGEDVLKPAPSSYVNRPITAHRALVHHTTAIGPLLDVKRRHGVTLNDVALCVVSGALRELSMRAGRVPAPLKVMVPVSTRAAEEAGDLGNRISFVFVELPVQLHRPAERLAAIHAETSRFKDQGRAGGGETLMGALGVLPEPLKEAAARLAASPRTYNLTVSNVPGPRMPVYLLGAELIEAAPVIPITDGHALSIGIFTVRDEVTFSVYLDPTALPQALELPQALSAAALEVGAIAGPRRARSADAA, from the coding sequence ATGCCCCGCTCCCGCCTCTCCACCCTCGACGCGTCGTTCTTCCGGGTCGAGACGGCGAGCGCGCACATGCACGTCGCCTGGAAGGGGCGCTTCGCCCCGCGCGCCGACGGGCGACCGGTGACGATCGAGGCGCTGCGCGCCTCGGTGTCGGCCCGGCTGCGGTACGCCGAGCGGTTCCGTCAGCGCGTCGCGTTCCCGCCCGCCGGCTTCGGGGAGCCGGTCTGGATCGACGACGAGCGGTTCGACATCGCCGCGCACGTCGTCCCGATGTCGGCCCCGGACGAGCCGCTGTCGCGGGCCCGCTTCGACGAGCTCGTCGACCGCTGCCTCTCGACGCCGCTGGACCGCACCCGCGCGCTGTGGCGCATCGAGCTCGCGCCGCAGCTCGAGGACGGGACGATCGGCATGGTCATGAAGATCCACCACGCGATGGTCGACGGCAAGAGCGCGGTCGAGCTCGCGCTGCTGCTGCTCGACGTCAGCGCCGACGCCGACCACGGTGACCCGGACGAGTGGACCGCCCGGGCCGCGCCCGGGCCGACGCGCCTGGCGCTCGAGGCGCTGGCCGACGGCGGCCTCGAGTCGCTGCGGGCCGCGGGCGGCCTGGCGCGGATGGCGCGCAGCGGCCCCGGGGGCCTGCGCTCCGGCGTGCGGCTGGCGGACACGCTGCGCCGCGCGGCGCTCTCGGTCGGCGAGGACGTGCTGAAGCCCGCACCGTCCTCCTACGTCAACCGCCCGATCACCGCGCACCGCGCCCTCGTGCACCACACGACGGCGATCGGGCCGCTGCTGGACGTCAAGCGCCGCCACGGCGTGACGCTCAACGACGTCGCGCTGTGCGTCGTCAGCGGCGCGCTGCGCGAGCTGTCGATGCGCGCCGGCCGGGTGCCGGCCCCGCTGAAGGTCATGGTGCCGGTGAGCACGCGCGCCGCGGAGGAGGCGGGCGATCTGGGCAACCGGATCTCGTTCGTGTTCGTCGAGCTGCCGGTGCAGCTGCACCGGCCGGCGGAGCGGCTCGCGGCGATCCACGCGGAGACCTCGCGGTTCAAGGACCAGGGTCGCGCGGGCGGCGGCGAGACGCTGATGGGGGCGCTCGGCGTGCTCCCCGAGCCGCTGAAGGAGGCGGCCGCCCGGCTCGCGGCGAGCCCGCGGACCTACAACCTGACCGTCTCCAACGTGCCCGGGCCCCGGATGCCCGTCTACCTGCTCGGGGCGGAGCTGATCGAGGCGGCACCGGTCATCCCGATCACCGACGGCCACGCGCTGTCGATCGGCATCTTCACCGTCCGCGACGAGGTGACCTTCAGCGTCTACCTCGATCCGACGGCGCTGCCGCAGGCGCTCGAGCTGCCGCAGGCGCTCAGCGCCGCGGCGCTCGAGGTCGGCGCGATCGCGGGCCCGCGCCGCGCCCGCAGCGCGGACGCGGCCTGA
- a CDS encoding HAMP domain-containing sensor histidine kinase translates to MSPLARIASLKLKLGLVIVLAIIVTLATMVVAAKLGLRLRWGALAALVLSLVSVQLVARGLTSPLRAMARAAEAMARGEHGQRVPETSRDEVGQLAAAFNVMAAELETLDRARRDLVADAAHELRTPISALRAALENAVDGVQPADLPALLAQVERLGRLADQLLDLSALEAGAVALRRRPFPVGELVAGRDVALEAPADLLLHGDADRLLQVVDNLLENAARHAPGSPVVVRAQPAGDGVRVEVEDRGPGLPPGDAERLFDRFARADRSRTVAGSGLGLAISRSIVELHGGALRAEPVAPHGCRMVLELPGAR, encoded by the coding sequence GTGAGCCCGCTGGCCCGCATCGCCTCGCTGAAGCTGAAGCTCGGGCTCGTCATCGTCCTGGCGATCATCGTGACGCTGGCGACGATGGTGGTCGCCGCGAAGCTCGGCCTGCGGCTGCGCTGGGGCGCGCTCGCGGCGCTGGTCCTGTCGCTCGTCTCCGTCCAGCTCGTCGCCCGCGGGCTGACGTCGCCGCTGCGCGCGATGGCCCGCGCGGCGGAGGCGATGGCGCGCGGCGAGCACGGCCAGCGCGTGCCGGAGACCTCCCGCGACGAGGTCGGGCAGCTCGCGGCCGCCTTCAACGTCATGGCCGCCGAGCTCGAGACGCTGGACCGTGCCCGCCGCGACCTCGTGGCGGACGCCGCACACGAGCTGCGCACGCCCATCAGCGCCCTGCGCGCCGCGCTGGAGAACGCGGTCGACGGGGTCCAGCCCGCCGACCTCCCGGCGCTGCTCGCGCAGGTCGAGCGGCTCGGGCGGCTCGCCGACCAGCTGCTGGACCTGTCCGCGCTCGAGGCCGGCGCGGTCGCGCTGCGCCGTCGGCCGTTCCCGGTGGGGGAGCTCGTGGCCGGCCGCGACGTCGCGCTGGAGGCGCCCGCCGACCTCCTGCTGCACGGCGACGCCGACCGGCTGCTGCAGGTCGTCGACAACCTGCTGGAGAACGCGGCCCGCCACGCGCCGGGCAGCCCGGTCGTGGTGCGGGCGCAGCCCGCGGGGGACGGGGTCCGTGTGGAGGTGGAGGACCGTGGCCCGGGGCTGCCGCCGGGGGACGCCGAGCGGCTCTTCGACCGCTTCGCGCGCGCCGACCGGTCGCGGACCGTCGCGGGCTCCGGGCTGGGCCTCGCGATCTCGCGCTCGATCGTCGAACTGCACGGCGGCGCGCTGCGCGCCGAGCCCGTCGCCCCGCACGGGTGCCGCATGGTGCTCGAGCTGCCCGGGGCGCGCTAG
- a CDS encoding acyl-CoA mutase large subunit family protein — MATPTSTPTTLDEWKAAYGLAGERDVPFTTLSAEPVKPLYTAQDRAGKDDEAGLGLPGQYPFTRGVYPSMYRTRLWTMRQFAGFGTAEETNERFRYLLDHGQTGLSTAFDMPSLMGHDSDSPLSLGEVGREGVAVDTVDDMQTLFQGINLGDVSVSMTINAPAAIMLAYYVVAAERQAGGAITPDKLNGTIQADILKEYIAQKEWCFPIDPAMRLLGDMIEYSTQNMPRWNSVSVSGYHIREAGATAAQELAFTLKDGLTYVEQAIDRGLDVDDFAPRLSFFFNAQIDFFEEIAKYRAARRIWARELRETYGAKNPKSWLMRFHTQTAGVSLTAQQPLNNITRTAIEALAGVLGGTQSLHTNSYDEALALPTEDAVRIALRTQQIIAHETGVTNTIDPLGGSYFVESLTDRMEEMAYEYFAKIDELGGMVEAVKRNYPQREIADASFDLQVEIEAQKRIVVGVNRYTEGDDGDTPILKVDPALERKQVDRLQGVRARRDSGAVEAALIRLKDLAAQDDANLMPPIIEAARVHATEGEMIEALQDVFGKYTEAPVF, encoded by the coding sequence ATGGCCACGCCCACGAGCACCCCGACGACCCTCGACGAGTGGAAGGCCGCCTACGGCCTCGCCGGGGAGCGCGACGTCCCGTTCACGACGCTCAGCGCCGAGCCGGTCAAGCCGCTCTACACCGCGCAGGACCGGGCCGGCAAGGACGACGAGGCGGGCCTGGGCCTGCCGGGCCAGTACCCCTTCACCCGTGGCGTCTACCCGTCGATGTACCGCACGCGGCTGTGGACGATGCGGCAGTTCGCGGGCTTCGGCACGGCCGAGGAGACCAACGAGCGGTTCCGCTACCTCCTCGACCACGGCCAGACCGGCCTGTCGACCGCGTTCGACATGCCGTCGCTCATGGGCCACGACTCCGACTCGCCGCTGTCGCTGGGCGAGGTCGGCCGCGAGGGCGTCGCCGTCGACACGGTCGACGACATGCAGACGCTGTTCCAGGGCATCAACCTCGGCGACGTCTCGGTGTCGATGACGATCAACGCCCCGGCCGCGATCATGCTCGCCTACTACGTCGTCGCCGCGGAGCGGCAGGCGGGTGGGGCGATCACGCCGGACAAGCTCAACGGCACGATCCAGGCGGACATCCTCAAGGAGTACATCGCCCAGAAGGAGTGGTGCTTCCCGATCGACCCGGCGATGCGCCTGCTGGGCGACATGATCGAGTACTCCACGCAGAACATGCCGCGCTGGAACTCGGTGTCGGTCTCCGGGTACCACATCCGCGAGGCGGGGGCGACCGCCGCGCAGGAGCTCGCCTTCACGCTCAAGGACGGTCTCACCTACGTCGAGCAGGCGATCGATCGCGGCCTCGACGTCGACGACTTCGCGCCGCGCCTGAGCTTCTTCTTCAACGCCCAGATCGACTTCTTCGAGGAGATCGCCAAGTACCGCGCCGCCCGCCGGATCTGGGCGCGCGAGCTGCGCGAGACCTACGGCGCCAAGAACCCGAAGTCGTGGCTCATGCGCTTCCACACGCAGACGGCCGGTGTCTCCCTGACCGCGCAGCAGCCGCTGAACAACATCACCCGCACGGCGATCGAGGCGCTCGCGGGCGTGCTCGGTGGCACGCAGTCGCTGCACACCAACTCCTACGACGAGGCGCTCGCGCTCCCGACCGAGGACGCGGTCCGCATCGCGCTGCGCACGCAGCAGATCATCGCCCACGAGACGGGCGTCACGAACACGATCGACCCGCTCGGCGGCAGCTACTTCGTGGAGTCCCTGACGGACCGCATGGAGGAGATGGCCTACGAGTACTTCGCGAAGATCGACGAGCTCGGCGGCATGGTCGAGGCGGTCAAGCGCAACTACCCGCAGCGCGAGATCGCCGACGCGAGCTTCGACCTGCAGGTCGAGATCGAGGCGCAGAAGCGGATCGTCGTCGGCGTCAACCGCTACACCGAGGGCGACGACGGCGACACCCCGATCCTGAAGGTCGATCCGGCGCTGGAGCGCAAGCAGGTCGACCGTCTGCAGGGAGTCCGCGCGCGCCGGGATTCCGGTGCGGTGGAGGCGGCACTGATCCGACTGAAGGACCTCGCCGCACAGGACGATGCCAACCTGATGCCGCCGATCATCGAGGCGGCCCGGGTGCACGCGACGGAGGGCGAGATGATCGAGGCCCTCCAGGACGTGTTCGGGAAGTACACCGAGGCGCCCGTCTTCTAA
- a CDS encoding cobalamin B12-binding domain-containing protein, translated as MSTSTAQKKIRVVVAKPGLDGHDRGAKIIARALRDAGMEVIYTGLHQTPEQIVETVIQEDADAVGLSILSGAHMTLVPRIVELLKEQGIDDVLVTVGGTIPADDIPELKKLGVAEVFTPGAPTSDIIDFIQGAVAERE; from the coding sequence ATGTCCACCAGCACCGCCCAGAAGAAGATCCGCGTCGTCGTCGCCAAGCCGGGACTCGACGGCCACGACCGTGGCGCGAAGATCATCGCCCGGGCGTTGCGGGACGCGGGCATGGAGGTCATCTACACCGGCCTCCACCAGACGCCGGAGCAGATCGTCGAGACGGTGATCCAGGAGGACGCCGACGCTGTCGGTCTGTCCATCCTGTCGGGCGCGCACATGACGCTGGTGCCGCGCATCGTCGAGCTGCTGAAGGAGCAGGGCATCGACGACGTGCTCGTCACCGTCGGCGGGACGATTCCCGCCGACGACATCCCGGAGCTGAAGAAGCTCGGTGTGGCGGAGGTGTTCACCCCCGGCGCGCCCACGAGCGACATCATCGACTTCATCCAGGGCGCCGTCGCCGAGCGGGAGTAG
- a CDS encoding MarR family winged helix-turn-helix transcriptional regulator codes for MTLRIDPIAEARRHWEARWGAEPGRAMAAITSIVRAQQLLLARYDELLKPFGITFARYEALMLLLFTRSGELPVGKIGERLQVHRSSVTNAVDKLAGDGLVERVPHPTDGRTTLIRITDAGRDVATRATEVLNAEDFAVGALSVEEREALTRVLTTLRADAGDFAA; via the coding sequence GTGACCCTGCGGATCGATCCGATCGCCGAGGCGCGCCGCCACTGGGAGGCGCGCTGGGGGGCCGAGCCCGGCCGCGCGATGGCGGCGATCACCTCGATCGTCCGCGCCCAGCAGCTGCTGCTGGCGCGCTACGACGAGCTGCTGAAGCCGTTCGGGATCACGTTCGCCCGCTACGAGGCGCTGATGCTGCTGCTGTTCACGCGCAGCGGCGAGCTGCCGGTGGGGAAGATCGGCGAGCGGCTGCAGGTGCACCGCAGCTCGGTGACCAACGCGGTCGACAAGCTCGCAGGCGACGGGCTCGTGGAGCGCGTGCCGCACCCGACCGACGGGCGCACGACGCTCATCCGGATCACCGACGCGGGCCGCGACGTGGCGACGCGGGCGACCGAGGTCCTCAACGCCGAGGACTTCGCGGTCGGGGCGCTGAGCGTCGAGGAGCGCGAGGCGCTCACGCGCGTGCTGACCACGCTGCGCGCGGACGCCGGCGACTTCGCCGCCTGA